The window GTGAGATCAATGGCTCGAGTCACGTTGCCCTCGGCATCCTTATGCTCGATGCGCAACGCGCCCAACACCTTCTGGGCCACCTGACAGACCAGCGACTGCACCAACTCCATCATGCTCTCATAATCTCCATAGGCCTGGTAGGCCTCCAACATTGTAAACTCGGGATTGTGCTTGCGCGAGAGCCCCTCGTTGCGGAAGTTGCGCCCCAGCTCGAACACCTTGTCGATGCCGCCCACCAGCAGGCGTTTGAGGTACAACTCGAGGGCGATGCGCAGATAAAAGTTGCATCCCAGCGCATTGTGATGCGTGACGAAAGGCTGGGCCGCCGCCCCACCGGGAATGGCCTGCATCATGGGCGTCTCGACCTCGACATAGCCGCGTTCGTTGAGGAAATTGCGAATCTCGCGGATGATTTGGCTGCGTTTCAAGAAGACCTCTTTGACCTCCGGGTTGGAGACCAGGTCGAGGTAACGCCGGCGGTAACGGATTTCGGTGTCCGCCAGCCCATGCCACTTCTCGGGGGGCGGGCGGAGGGCCTTGGCCAGGATCGAAAAGGAGGACAATCGCACGGAGATTTCGCCGGTTTTGGTGGTAAACAAAGTCCCGGTGGCGCCGATGAAATCGCCGAGATCGAGGTGGCGAAAGACATCAAACTGCTCATCGCCGAGGACGTTCTTCTGAGCATAGACTTGGAGCCGGCCACTCTGGTCACGGACATCGATGAACATGCTTTTGCCCATGTCCCGATGGGCTGTGACGCGCCCGGCGACGGAGACTTGCCGGCCTTCGGCGTAATTGGCGCGGGCCTGGGCGCATTGTTCGGTGGGGGAGAACTTGTTCCGGAACGGATCAATGCCCTTGGCGCGGAGCGAGGCCAGTTTGGCCTTGCGCTGTTCGATCAGTGAATTGGTCTCATCAATGCCCATCGCGAGCGGGAATGAAACACGGAAAAAGTCCCCTTGCCAATGGGCAATTTGGGGGCGCGGAAAGGCAGGCGAGGCGCAAGGAGGGAGGACAGAAGACTATACATAGGGGGACCCCTCTCTCCCGCTGCGACGGCGCGACAGCGCGGCGAGTCGGAAGGGGAGAGGGAGAATCCTCGGCAGGTTACGGTTGTGGCGCATGTTGCAGACTCCTGTGTAACTTGGACTTGTGGTTAGGCTGTCCGACATCCGGGTTTAGCGCGAGGGCGCGCCGAACAGCGCCCGGGGCGGGCGCGCTCCCCGGTGGCTGTGGCAACCTACCGCAACCGTCCAACCTACCTCAATCTACCGTAGTCTTCTGTAGCCTACCGCAAGCTACCGAGA is drawn from Verrucomicrobiia bacterium and contains these coding sequences:
- the lysS gene encoding lysine--tRNA ligase — protein: MGIDETNSLIEQRKAKLASLRAKGIDPFRNKFSPTEQCAQARANYAEGRQVSVAGRVTAHRDMGKSMFIDVRDQSGRLQVYAQKNVLGDEQFDVFRHLDLGDFIGATGTLFTTKTGEISVRLSSFSILAKALRPPPEKWHGLADTEIRYRRRYLDLVSNPEVKEVFLKRSQIIREIRNFLNERGYVEVETPMMQAIPGGAAAQPFVTHHNALGCNFYLRIALELYLKRLLVGGIDKVFELGRNFRNEGLSRKHNPEFTMLEAYQAYGDYESMMELVQSLVCQVAQKVLGALRIEHKDAEGNVTRAIDLTPPWRRIKYKDLVRERAGADWFESTPSERRERALKLGAEVGKEYEDFEVTQAVFEKLIEPTLIHPTFVTHAPKELIPLAKLAPEDPTTVEVFECCINGQEIAPAYTEQNDPIEQRARLEHQAGGEQQKMDEDFLVALEHGMPPAGGMGMGIDRLCMMLLGQESIRDVILFPQLKPSPAPRP